The genomic segment TCTTCATCTGCCGCTGAATGGACTGTAGGTCCAGGGGGCGGCTACAACTTCACATCGATTCAGGCTGCAATTGATAATGGGTCCACAGTGAGCGGGGATACTATAACCGTCCACGACGATGGCGGAAACCCATACACATACCATGAGAGTGTCACTGTAAACAAGACAAACCTCACCATAAGGAGTGCAGGTCTTGTAACCGTTAACGGGTCACTTAATCCATCAATCCCTGTCTTCAGGGTTCAATCCACGGGTTCAGGCTCCACCATCCAGGGTTTCAGACTCGTAGGTGCAACAGCCTCTGCAGGTGTCTCCGTGAATGGGGCCGGGAATGTTACCCTTATGAACCTTAACATAACCGGCTCCAACCGTGGTGTTGTTATTAGTGGCGCTTCATCTAATGTGACTGTTTCTGGTGTCACTGTGAATAGGACTTCTCAGCAGGGTTTGTTTGTTGATTATGGTGCCAGTGTTTCTGGTTTGGTTGTGCGTGATTCTGTCTTTGATTCCACCGGGGCTAGTGGTATTGAGAAGGAGTACCTTTCCAGTGTGGATGTTTTGAGGCTTGAGAATGTTACTGTGGTTAATGCGACCGGTTATGGTGTTTTCCTGCAGGCTAGGAGTTCTTATGGTTATTTTGTGCGTAANNNNNNNNNNNNNNNNNNNNNNNNNNNNNNNNNNNNNNNNNNNNNNNNNNNNNNNNNNNNNNNNNNNNNNNNNNNNNNNNNNNNNNNNNNNGGGTATTCAACTGGAGAATATTCGTGGAGTTGTAACCTTGAGGGATAATACGGTGACTGGTAGTCCTGACTGGGGTTTATGGTTCAGTGGGGCCGGTAACCCCACAGTAACAATCCAGAACAACACATTGACCTCCAGCAGCAGAGGCATGTACCTGCAGGGCGTAACAGGATCCGAATTCATCAACAACACCATCACCAGTACCACGGGTCCTGATCTCCAGGCTGACCCAGCCATATCAAACACCTTCACACGCCTCAGGGTGGGCCTA from the Methanothermobacter sp. K4 genome contains:
- a CDS encoding right-handed parallel beta-helix repeat-containing protein, whose protein sequence is MISKSFPSIRVFLLVLFVVLVSISSSSAAEWTVGPGGGYNFTSIQAAIDNGSTVSGDTITVHDDGGNPYTYHESVTVNKTNLTIRSAGLVTVNGSLNPSIPVFRVQSTGSGSTIQGFRLVGATASAGVSVNGAGNVTLMNLNITGSNRGVVISGASSNVTVSGVTVNRTSQQGLFVDYGASVSGLVVRDSVFDSTGASGIEKEYLSSVDVLRLENVTVVNATGYGVFLQARSSYGYFVR